The Rhopalosiphum maidis isolate BTI-1 chromosome 1, ASM367621v3, whole genome shotgun sequence genome has a segment encoding these proteins:
- the LOC113561072 gene encoding uncharacterized protein LOC113561072: MKKSIQSKVIDKLKDDMEILANKSEFDELLNVEKTYFENVESFNSTYLNGQMLFMEFGTMYSRSNMATVKSVHGIRKDDDVYQYEVQLSSNGPMRIGWATQRCAIVIYIFFSNGQSLGVIFEELLNKDDLTYFPTLTLSDEENVVVNLGERPFKFPVLSSKPIITSPIALINYFRRLEKNINSLIESQISLNKINDGFW, translated from the exons ATGAAAAAGTCTATTCAGAGTaaagt CATAGATAAGTTGAAAGATGATATGGAAATATTAGCTAACAAATCAGAATTTGATGAACTTTTAAATGtagaaaaaacatattttgaaaatgttgaatcTTTTAATTCAACCTACTTAAATGGACAAATGCTGTTCATGGAATTTGGTACAATGTATTCAAGGAGTAATATGGCCACTGTGAAGTCGGTACATGGTATAAGAAAGGATGATGATGTCTATCAATATGAAGTACAGTTAAGTTCTAATGGACCGATGCGCATAGGATGGGCTACTCAGAGGTGTGC tattgttatttatattttttttagtaatggTCAATCACTTGGTGTAATATTTGAagagttattaaacaaagatgACTTGACGTATTTTCCTACATTAACTCTTTCCGATGAAGAAAATGTAGTTGTTAATTTGGGTGAAAGACCATTTAAATTTCCAGTGTTGAGTTCAAAACCTATAATTACCAGCCCGATAgccttaataaattatttcagacgtcttgagaaaaatataaattctctAATTGAAAGCCAAATcagtctaaataaaattaat gatGGTTTCTGGTAA